From Anomalospiza imberbis isolate Cuckoo-Finch-1a 21T00152 chromosome 14, ASM3175350v1, whole genome shotgun sequence, a single genomic window includes:
- the CD99L2 gene encoding CD99 antigen-like protein 2 isoform X3, which produces MQPCRAMAGRRLLGLLLAFAALLGAGHGDDTDDFNLEDALFDPVTRRPTPKSPRKPAGGTDFDLADFFDTPVETTTKPAKPTPKPFPRPGKPDNGFWDVIRTTTTKQPKTTRAPPKRNPEKDPMDFDLADALDDKNDRKDAGRPDVRPGEGFSDDDLASIVDGGYSPDKKKGASGNTDNDYSGVAETGTIAGIASGLAMALIGAVSSYISYQQKKFCFSIQQGLNAEYVKGENMEAVVSEEPQVFR; this is translated from the exons ATGCAGCCGTGCCGCGCCATGGCCGGCCGTCgcctcctggggctgctgctggccttcGCCGCGCTGCTGGGCGCAG GTCATGGGGATGACACAGATGACTTCAACCTAGAAGATGCCCTGTTTGACCCCGTCACCAGGCGAC CCACTCCCAAGAGTCCCAGAAAGCcagcaggtgggacag ACTTCGATTTGGCTGATTTCTTTGACACGCCCGTGGAGACTACCACCAAACCAGCCAAGCCAACTCCCAAGCCCTTCCCCAGGCCAGGGAAGCCAG ACAACGGCTTTTGGGATGTCATTCGCACCACCACGACCAAGCAGCCAAAAACTACAAGAGCCCCTCCTAAGCGTAACCCAG AAAAGGATCCTATGGATTTCGACTTGGCTGATGCCCTTGATGATAAGAATGATAGAAAAGATGCTGGGAGGCCGGATGTAAGGCCAGGTGAAG GATTTTCAGATGATGACCTGGCCAGCATTGTGGACGGTGGCTACAGCCCAGACAAGAAGAAGG GTGCCAGTGGCAACACCGACAACGACTACAGCGGAG TGGCAGAGACAGGGACGATCGCCGGCATCGCCAGCGGCCTGGCCATGGCGCTCATCGGGGCCGTCTCCAGCTACATCTCCTACCAGCAGAAGAAGTTCTGCTTCAGCATCCAGC AGGGACTGAACGCAGAGTACGTGAAAGGAGAAAACATGGAAGCTGTCGTAAGCGAGGAACCCCAGG
- the CD99L2 gene encoding CD99 antigen-like protein 2 isoform X1 — translation MQPCRAMAGRRLLGLLLAFAALLGAGHGDDTDDFNLEDALFDPVTRRPTPKSPRKPAGGTDFDLADFFDTPVETTTKPAKPTPKPFPRPGKPDNGFWDVIRTTTTKQPKTTRAPPKRNPEKDPMDFDLADALDDKNDRKDAGRPDVRPGEGFSDDDLASIVDGGYSPDKKKGASGNTDNDYSGVAETGTIAGIASGLAMALIGAVSSYISYQQKKFCFSIQQGLNAEYVKGENMEAVVSEEPQVKYSVLETQSAEPPKQDSAKM, via the exons ATGCAGCCGTGCCGCGCCATGGCCGGCCGTCgcctcctggggctgctgctggccttcGCCGCGCTGCTGGGCGCAG GTCATGGGGATGACACAGATGACTTCAACCTAGAAGATGCCCTGTTTGACCCCGTCACCAGGCGAC CCACTCCCAAGAGTCCCAGAAAGCcagcaggtgggacag ACTTCGATTTGGCTGATTTCTTTGACACGCCCGTGGAGACTACCACCAAACCAGCCAAGCCAACTCCCAAGCCCTTCCCCAGGCCAGGGAAGCCAG ACAACGGCTTTTGGGATGTCATTCGCACCACCACGACCAAGCAGCCAAAAACTACAAGAGCCCCTCCTAAGCGTAACCCAG AAAAGGATCCTATGGATTTCGACTTGGCTGATGCCCTTGATGATAAGAATGATAGAAAAGATGCTGGGAGGCCGGATGTAAGGCCAGGTGAAG GATTTTCAGATGATGACCTGGCCAGCATTGTGGACGGTGGCTACAGCCCAGACAAGAAGAAGG GTGCCAGTGGCAACACCGACAACGACTACAGCGGAG TGGCAGAGACAGGGACGATCGCCGGCATCGCCAGCGGCCTGGCCATGGCGCTCATCGGGGCCGTCTCCAGCTACATCTCCTACCAGCAGAAGAAGTTCTGCTTCAGCATCCAGC AGGGACTGAACGCAGAGTACGTGAAAGGAGAAAACATGGAAGCTGTCGTAAGCGAGGAACCCCAGG tTAAATATTCAGTCCTGGAAACGCAGTCAGCAGAACCACCAAAACAAGACAGTGCGAAGATGTAA
- the CD99L2 gene encoding CD99 antigen-like protein 2 isoform X2, translating to MQPCRAMAGRRLLGLLLAFAALLGAGHGDDTDDFNLEDALFDPVTRRHFDLADFFDTPVETTTKPAKPTPKPFPRPGKPDNGFWDVIRTTTTKQPKTTRAPPKRNPEKDPMDFDLADALDDKNDRKDAGRPDVRPGEGFSDDDLASIVDGGYSPDKKKGASGNTDNDYSGVAETGTIAGIASGLAMALIGAVSSYISYQQKKFCFSIQQGLNAEYVKGENMEAVVSEEPQVKYSVLETQSAEPPKQDSAKM from the exons ATGCAGCCGTGCCGCGCCATGGCCGGCCGTCgcctcctggggctgctgctggccttcGCCGCGCTGCTGGGCGCAG GTCATGGGGATGACACAGATGACTTCAACCTAGAAGATGCCCTGTTTGACCCCGTCACCAGGCGAC ACTTCGATTTGGCTGATTTCTTTGACACGCCCGTGGAGACTACCACCAAACCAGCCAAGCCAACTCCCAAGCCCTTCCCCAGGCCAGGGAAGCCAG ACAACGGCTTTTGGGATGTCATTCGCACCACCACGACCAAGCAGCCAAAAACTACAAGAGCCCCTCCTAAGCGTAACCCAG AAAAGGATCCTATGGATTTCGACTTGGCTGATGCCCTTGATGATAAGAATGATAGAAAAGATGCTGGGAGGCCGGATGTAAGGCCAGGTGAAG GATTTTCAGATGATGACCTGGCCAGCATTGTGGACGGTGGCTACAGCCCAGACAAGAAGAAGG GTGCCAGTGGCAACACCGACAACGACTACAGCGGAG TGGCAGAGACAGGGACGATCGCCGGCATCGCCAGCGGCCTGGCCATGGCGCTCATCGGGGCCGTCTCCAGCTACATCTCCTACCAGCAGAAGAAGTTCTGCTTCAGCATCCAGC AGGGACTGAACGCAGAGTACGTGAAAGGAGAAAACATGGAAGCTGTCGTAAGCGAGGAACCCCAGG tTAAATATTCAGTCCTGGAAACGCAGTCAGCAGAACCACCAAAACAAGACAGTGCGAAGATGTAA